The following DNA comes from Pseudomonadota bacterium.
CCTGGTGGAGGGCGCCGAGCCGAAACATCTGCGGGGTCAAGGCATGCCAAAGGCGCGCGCGCGATACGGTCTCAATGACCTCCTGAGCGTCATCCGCGCGCTTCATGGTGTCGCGTACCGGCAAGGCCAAAAGCCCGCCCGTCTCATGCCGCGAGCAGCGTTCGATGAGACGGCCGATGTCTTCGGCCCGAACACAGGGACGCGCGGCGTCGTGTACCAATACCCAGTCTCCGGGGCTGCCCCGCCGTAACAGGCTTTCGAGGGCCGCCAGTACCGAATGACAGCGTTCGGCGCCGCCCGCGACGGTGGAGACTTTGCCTCGATTGCTGATAGATATCGACTCCCAATAACGGTCACCGGCCGCGATAGCAACCACGATCCCATCGATGGCCGGTAGCTCAAGAAATCGCTCCAGCGTATGCGCGATGATCGGTTTGCCGAGAAGGGAAAGATACTGCTTCGGCAGATCGGAGCCGATCCGGGCGCCTTTCCCCGCCGCGGGGATCGCCACCCAATACCGCTTAGCGGATCGGGTCGATCGATTTACGCGGTCGGGTATCGATGATCTGATAGAACACCTCGTCGGTCTTGATCATTCCCATCTCGCTGCGGGCCCGCTCTTCGATGGCTTCCAGCCCGTCTTTGAGGTCGGCAACCTCGGCCTCTAAACTGCTGTTGCGCTCTTTGAGCCGCCGGTTTTCAAGGATCTGATTGTCTCTCTGCTCCTGCAGCGCCCAAATTTCTATAAGGCCTCCCTGGCCGTTCCATAGCTTGAACTGCAATCCGCCCAGCAGCAGCAGCAGGAGAATAAGCGCGAGCAGAGTCATCGGGTTGAGATCACGCACTGTTCCACGCACCTCGTAGCGAAGGGTACTGATTATCCAGTTACCAGGTTATTAGCTCCCCGGTAGGTTGTAGAATGCCGCCCGCCCAGGATAAGACGCCTGAGCACCCAACTCTTCCTCGATCACGATGAGCCGGTTGTACTTCGCGACCCGATCGGAGCGCGATAACGATCCGGTTTTGATCTGACCACAGGAGGTGGCCACGGCCAGATCGGCGATCGTCGTATCCTCGGTCTCACCCGAGCGGTGCGATACGACGGCCGTGTAACCCGCTGTTTTCGCCATGGCGATGGCCGCGAGCGTCTCGCTCAAGGTCCCGATTTGGTTGACTTTGATCAAGATCGAGTTGGCGATGCCTTGCGCGATCCCCCGCGACAGGATGGCGGTATTGGTGACGAAGAGATCGTCGCCCACAAGCTGCACCCGGTTCCCCAAGCGCTTGGTCAACGCGCTCCAACCCCCCCAGTCGTTCTCGCCCATGCCGTCCTCGATGGTGATGATGGGATACTTATCTACCCAACGGGCGAGAGAATCGACGAGCTCCATTGCCGTGAGCGTGCGGTTTTCGGAGGCCAGCGCGTACTGTCCATTCTTGCAAAACTCGGAGCTCGCGACATCCAGGCCGAGCACTATGTCTTCGCCGGCGCGATAGCCGGCACGTTCGATGGCCTTGAGGATGGCTTCGATCGCGGACTCGTTCGAAGGGAGGTTGGGGGCGAACCCGCCTTCATCCCCGACGGCAGTG
Coding sequences within:
- the ispD gene encoding 2-C-methyl-D-erythritol 4-phosphate cytidylyltransferase, which encodes MPDRVNRSTRSAKRYWVAIPAAGKGARIGSDLPKQYLSLLGKPIIAHTLERFLELPAIDGIVVAIAAGDRYWESISISNRGKVSTVAGGAERCHSVLAALESLLRRGSPGDWVLVHDAARPCVRAEDIGRLIERCSRHETGGLLALPVRDTMKRADDAQEVIETVSRARLWHALTPQMFRLGALHQALTEALREGRMVTDEAEAMELMGHVPCLVEGHPDNIKITRSEDLALAESFLRACE
- the ftsB gene encoding cell division protein FtsB, which gives rise to MTLLALILLLLLLGGLQFKLWNGQGGLIEIWALQEQRDNQILENRRLKERNSSLEAEVADLKDGLEAIEERARSEMGMIKTDEVFYQIIDTRPRKSIDPIR
- a CDS encoding enolase; translated protein: DNNVDFQEFMILPIGAPSLREAVRYGAEIFHALKEVLHAGGLNTAVGDEGGFAPNLPSNESAIEAILKAIERAGYRAGEDIVLGLDVASSEFCKNGQYALASENRTLTAMELVDSLARWVDKYPIITIEDGMGENDWGGWSALTKRLGNRVQLVGDDLFVTNTAILSRGIAQGIANSILIKVNQIGTLSETLAAIAMAKTAGYTAVVSHRSGETEDTTIADLAVATSCGQIKTGSLSRSDRVAKYNRLIVIEEELGAQASYPGRAAFYNLPGS